One Saccharomyces kudriavzevii IFO 1802 strain IFO1802 genome assembly, chromosome: 4 genomic region harbors:
- the HMO1 gene encoding Hmo1p (similar to Saccharomyces cerevisiae HMO1 (YDR174W); ancestral locus Anc_8.372), whose protein sequence is MTTDPSVKLKSAKDSLVSSLFELSKASNQTASSIVDFYNAIGGDEEEKIEAFTTLTESLQTLTSGVNHLHGISSELVNPADDDKEAIIVAPVKPVRRKIERDPNAPKKPLTVFFAYSAYVRQELREDRQKAGLPPLSSTEITQEISKKWKELSDGEKEKWKQAYNVELENYQREKSKYLEAKKNGTLPPASLENGPTHAPVPIPLSLQHAAEPPVEKRPHDDDGSSEKKKKKKKKDKKKDKSNSSI, encoded by the coding sequence ATGACTACAGACCCTTCTGTTAAATTGAAATCCGCAAAGGATTCCCTCGTCTCCTCTCTCTTTGAATTATCCAAAGCTTCTAATCAAACCGCCTCTTCGATTGTTGATTTCTACAATGCTATCGGcggtgatgaagaagagaagataGAGGCTTTCACCACTTTGACCGAATCCTTGCAGACCCTTACTTCTGGTGTAAACCACTTGCACGGTATCAGCTCAGAACTGGTCAACCCTGCTGACGATGATAAGGAAGCGATCATTGTTGCCCCAGTCAAGCCTGTGAGAAGAAAGATCGAACGTGATCCGAACGCTCCAAAGAAGCCATTGACCGTCTTCTTTGCTTATTCCGCCTACGTCCGTCAAGAACTTCGTGAAGACAGACAAAAAGCTGGCCTACCTCCTTTATCGTCTACTGAAATCACACAAGAAATCTCCAAAAAGTGGAAAGAATTAAGTGATGgcgaaaaggaaaaatggAAGCAAGCTTACAATGTCGAATTGGAAAACTACCAAAGAGAGAAGTCCAAATATCTagaagcaaagaaaaatggtacTTTACCACCAGCTTCTTTAGAAAACGGTCCTACACATGCTCCTGTTCCAATCCCTTTGAGTTTGCAGCATGCCGCTGAACCTCCTGTGGAAAAGAGGCCTCATGATGACGACGGATCttctgaaaagaagaagaagaagaagaagaaggataaGAAGAAGGACAAATCCAACTCTTCTATTTGA
- the RSM24 gene encoding mitochondrial 37S ribosomal protein mS35 (similar to Saccharomyces cerevisiae RSM24 (YDR175C); ancestral locus Anc_8.373): MKAPLGLWKASKVNIWSAQRRALSITRHLDNNASGGVSTATSTKEGPALPADLYMHPERWKGLPPQKILELYWERMARLGSEYKPNKDELNALLATSEYSNVSINDIKKLYYGGEQGAIDVKGGSANRDNSLRPFMFDELPSQAQELVAQHREQRFYNRLAAYELPLLAQYRQEYKRPSPKTHPVTYRYTNYVGEEHPNSRKVVLSVKTENLGLEPKSLHKFKVLATSRYDHTTDIFKMSSDKFEHASQNARYLHDILQKLLTESKNLAEDDFNDVPIDTRHTIAKNLRKKKHNYKFPEHWKRPEDAPKKNFDVVDQLLSTLQ, translated from the coding sequence ATGAAAGCACCATTGGGATTATGGAAGGCCTCTAAGGTCAACATATGGAGCGCGCAGAGAAGGGCTTTGTCAATAACCAGACACCTAGATAACAATGCGAGTGGTGGAGTTTCGACTGCTACCTCCACAAAGGAGGGACCAGCTCTTCCAGCCGATCTTTACATGCACCCGGAAAGGTGGAAGGGTTTGCCACCCCAAAAAATATTGGAGTTATACTGGGAAAGGATGGCTAGATTAGGTTCAGAGTATAAACCCAACAAGGACGAATTGAACGCTTTATTAGCCACATCGGAGTATTCAAATGTTTCAATCAACGATATTAAGAAGTTATATTATGGAGGTGAACAAGGCGCTATTGACGTTAAAGGCGGCAGTGCAAACCGCGATAATAGTCTTAGACCATTTATGTTTGACGAATTACCATCCCAAGCTCAAGAATTGGTGGCTCAACACCGTGAACAAAGATTCTATAATAGATTAGCTGCCTATGAATTACCGTTGTTGGCGCAGTACCGCCAGGAATACAAGAGACCATCTCCGAAAACTCACCCGGTCACGTACAGATACACTAATTACGTCGGTGAGGAACATCCAAATTCGAGGAAAGTTGTTTTAAGTGTTAAAACAGAGAATCTGGGACTAGAGCCAAAGTCCTTGCATAAGTTCAAAGTATTAGCCACTTCGCGTTATGACCATACCACcgacattttcaaaatgtccAGTGACAAGTTTGAACATGCATCACAAAACGCACGATATTTGCATGATATTCTACAAAAATTGCTGACcgaatcaaaaaatctggCTGAAGATGATTTCAACGATGTGCCTATTGACACAAGACATACTATTGCCAAGAACTTACGTAAAAAGAAGCACAACTATAAATTTCCTGAACACTGGAAGCGCCCTGAGGATGCaccaaagaagaactttGATGTTGTAGATCAATTATTGAGCACGCTTCAATGA
- the NGG1 gene encoding histone acetyltransferase NGG1 (similar to Saccharomyces cerevisiae NGG1 (YDR176W); ancestral locus Anc_8.374) produces the protein MPRHGRRGKLPKGEKLPKKDEADNTPSKLLLSMLKTLDLTFERDIGMLNGKNIRSIPSKITLLELQTQLDSLNEILGTIAQSDQETIEALRKIRDSKDEKNIDDKEQEKSNIDEQSEEESADNINHESEKSEESPLKSPIPNTTPDVTDNDIESIKQAADTMAKEEIEEDIDLQVPRDQPRKKRPFNSETTNESTETSSMNEPDNKKQKVDVDKMENDPSVKNPKSEFVVSQTLPRAAAALGLFNEEGLESTGEDFLKKKYNVASYPTNDLKELLPGELPDMDFSHPKPTNQIQFNTFLAFVENFFKDLSDDNLKFLKTKFITPDSLQFDKTYDPEIKPFIIPKLGPLYTDVWFKDENDKNPAFKKISSHLNDASAILPKKSANEIDDNLLETESISCGPLLSRLLSAILKDDNDKPELQSSKTTGGNEVPRIREEEDVTSLRNNNNDGTDMSLSQEHGPSVRTPDSDIDEDGFQTKSMGIRDGTTSTLPQQIGWITNGINLDYPTFEERLKRELKYVGIYMNMPKDENNPNSADPDWIAGREDDEISAELRELQNSLKQVTKKNQKRKALLIPLVERQLAWQEYSSILEDLDKQIDQAYVKRIRVPKKRKKNHTAASSNVNTGTTSQIAQQKAANSSLKSLLDKRQRWINKIGPLFDKPEVMKRIPNESVFKDMDQEDEEDEGDLFGQNTNKDVELN, from the coding sequence ATGCCTAGACATGGAAGAAGAGGTAAGCTGCCAAAGGGCGAGAAACTCCCTAAGAAAGATGAAGCAGACAATACTCCATCGAAACTTTTATTGTCGATGTTGAAAACGTTGGATTTGACCTTCGAACGTGATATTGGAATGCtcaatggaaaaaatattcgGTCCATACCCAGTAAAATAACACTGCTTGAATTGCAAACTCAATTGGATAGTCTCAATGAAATATTGGGCACAATTGCCCAGAGTGATCAAGAGACTATAGAAGCTCTACGGAAAATAAGAGACAGTAAAGATGAGAAGAACATAGACGATAAAGAGCaggaaaaatcaaatataGATGAGCAAAGCGAAGAGGAAAGTGCTGATAATATAAATCATGAAAGCGAAAAGAGTGAAGAAAGCCCATTAAAGTCGCCTATCCCAAACACAACTCCTGACGTAACTGACAATGACATAGAAAGCATTAAACAAGCAGCAGATACCATggccaaagaagaaatagagGAAGACATAGATTTACAAGTACCTAGAGACCAGCCTCGGAAAAAAAGACCGTTTAATTCTGAGACGACTAATGAGAGCACAGAAACGAGTAGTATGAATGAGCCAGATAATAAGAAGCAGAAAGTCGACGTCgacaaaatggaaaatgacCCATCTGTTAAAAATCCAAAGTCAGAATTTGTTGTATCACAGACATTACCTCGGGCGGCGGCGGCCCTAGGTCTATTTAATGAAGAAGGGTTAGAAAGTACAGGAGAAGAttttctgaagaaaaaatacaatgtGGCTAGCTATCCCACaaatgatttgaaggaattaTTACCGGGCGAATTGCCAGATATGGATTTTTCACATCCCAAACCCACTAATCAAATTCAATTCAATACGTTCTTAGCGTTCgtggaaaatttcttcaaggaCCTTAGTGATGATAacttgaagtttttgaagacaAAATTTATTACACCTGATAGCTTACAGTTTGACAAAACATATGATCCTGAAATAAAACCATTTATCATACCGAAACTGGGTCCCCTGTATACGGACGTTTGGTTCAAAGATGAAAACGACAAAAATCcagctttcaaaaaaatttcatcacaTTTGAACGATGCATCTGCCATACTACCGAAAAAAAGTGCTAACGAAATTGATGATAACCTTTTGGAGACGGAAAGTATCTCTTGTGGGCCCTTGCTATCTAGGTTATTGAGTGCTATACTAAAAGATGACAATGACAAACCAGAATTGCAGTCGTCCAAAACAACTGGCGGTAATGAAGTACCGAGAATAagagaggaagaagacgTGACATCTCTCagaaacaataataatgacgGTACAGATATGTCATTATCTCAGGAGCATGGACCCAGTGTCCGAACACCTGACAGTGACATAGACGAGGACGGATTTCAGACAAAATCTATGGGGATTAGAGACGGTACTACAAGTACATTACCACAACAGATTGGATGGATAACAAATGGAATTAATCTAGACTACCCGACATTTGAAGAGCGCTTGAAAAGAGAACTGAAATATGTGGGGATATACATGAACATGCCCAAAGATGAAAACAACCCTAATTCGGCTGATCCCGATTGGATCGCCGGTAGAGAAGACGATGAGATAAGTGCAGAGTTAAGGGAACTGCAGAACTCTTTGAAACAGGTgaccaagaaaaatcaaaaaagaaaagcactGCTGATCCCACTAGTAGAAAGACAGTTAGCTTGGCAAGAATACTCATCTATTTTAGAGGACTTAGACAAGCAAATCGACCAGGCTTACGTCAAGCGTATCCGCGTACCtaagaaaaggaagaaaaaccatACAGCTGCTTCGAGTAATGTGAATACAGGAACCACATCTCAAATAGCACAACAAAAGGCTGCAAATTCTAGTCTGAAATCGCTGCTGGATAAGAGGCAAAGGTGGATTAACAAGATTGGTCCATTGTTCGACAAACCGGAAGTTATGAAAAGGATTCCTAACGAAAGTGTATTCAAGGATATGGACCAGGAAGACGAAGAGGATGAAGGCGATCTGTTTGGACAGAACACCAACAAGGATGTGGAACTAAACTGA
- the UBC1 gene encoding E2 ubiquitin-conjugating protein UBC1 (similar to Saccharomyces cerevisiae UBC1 (YDR177W); ancestral locus Anc_8.375) yields the protein MSRAKRIMKEIQAVKDDPAAHITLEFVSESDIHHLKGTFLGPPGTPYEGGKFVVDIEVPMEYPFKPPKMQFDTKVYHPNISSVTGAICLDILKNAWSPVITLKSALISLQALLQSPEPNDPQDAEVAQHYLRDRESFNKTAALWTRLYASESINGQKSSVEESDLYGIDHDLIEEFESQGFDKAKIVEVLRRLGVKSLDPNDNNTANRIIEELLK from the coding sequence ATGTCTAGGGCAAAGAGAattatgaaagaaattcaagcTGTAAAGGATGATCCCGCAGCCCACATCACTCTTGAATTTGTGAGCGAATCCGATATCCATCATTTAAAGGGTACCTTTTTGGGCCCACCTGGGACACCTTATGAGGGTGGTAAATTTGTTGTGGATATTGAAGTCCCTATGGAGTATCCATTCAAGCCACCCAAGATGCAGTTTGACACAAAAGTATACCATCCAAATATATCATCGGTGACCGGCGCTATTTGCTTGGATATTCTGAAGAATGCATGGTCTCCTGTGATAACTCTAAAGTCTGCATTGATTTCGCTACAGGCGCTGTTACAATCCCCAGAACCTAACGATCCTCAAGATGCAGAGGTCGCACAGCATTATCTACGGGACAGAGAATCCTTTAATAAAACTGCTGCATTATGGACAAGACTATACGCTAGTGAGAGTATCAATGGCCAAAAAAGTAGTGTGGAGGAGTCCGATTTGTATGGGATTGATCACGACCTTATTGAAGAGTTCGAATCACAAGGTTTTGATAAGGCCAAAATCGTCGAGGTCTTAAGAAGACTGGGCGTCAAATCTCTGGATCCTAACGATAACAACACAGCGAATCGCATCATCGAAGAACTGTTGAAGtga
- the SDH4 gene encoding succinate dehydrogenase membrane anchor subunit SDH4 (similar to Saccharomyces cerevisiae SDH4 (YDR178W) and SHH4 (YLR164W); ancestral locus Anc_8.377) translates to MMLPRSMKSITRGRILHTATVRAFQSTAKKSFTIPFLPVLPQKPGGVKGTPNDAYVPPPENKLEGSYHWYMEKIFTLSVVPLATTAMLTTGPLSTAADSFFSVMLLGYCYMEFHSCVTDYISERVYGVWHKYAMYMLGLGSAVSLFGIYKLETENDGVVGLIKSLWGSSKRGDSEKIEVKK, encoded by the coding sequence atgatgTTGCCAAGATCCATGAAAAGTATAACTAGAGGAAGAATTCTACATACTGCCACAGTAAGAGCCTTTCAATCTACCGCAAAAAAGAGTTTCACCATCCCATTTTTGCCCGTGTTGCCTCAAAAACCTGGTGGTGTTAAAGGAACTCCTAATGATGCATATGTTCCGCCCCCTGAGAATAAACTAGAGGGCTCATACCATTGGTATatggaaaaaatctttACCTTATCTGTTGTTCCATTAGCTACCACAGCAATGCTAACAACTGGGCCATTATCCACCGCAGCggattcttttttttctgtcaTGCTATTAGGATACTGCTACATGGAGTTTCATTCTTGTGTTACCGATTACATTTCTGAGAGAGTCTACGGTGTTTGGCACAAATACGCCATGTACATGTTGGGACTTGGTTCTGCTGTTTCTCTCTTTGGGATTTATAAACTGGAAACTGAGAACGATGGTGTTGTCGGCTTGATAAAAAGTCTATGGGGCTCTTCCAAGAGAGGAGATTCTGAGAAGATTGAGGTTAAGAAATAA
- the CSN9 gene encoding Csn9p (similar to Saccharomyces cerevisiae CSN9 (YDR179C); ancestral locus Anc_8.378) — protein sequence MRDEIIRTLEEPHKYHYKAEWLNNNDPNERQLLEIFAFGNIKDLPESITLTSLMRSKLEKLTLITLSEIYNELGYEIVRQECQIEDNGIIETHLIQLQDIFKVEMDSVHKSIKFLKRFDCRDVYCNEQELTVIANPRVTKEYLINSLRDWETKLTQNIME from the coding sequence ATGAGGGATGAAATAATAAGGACGCTAGAAGAACCCCACAAATATCATTACAAAGCAGAGTGGttgaataataatgatCCTAACGAACGACAATTACTTGAAATATTCGCCTTTGGAAACATTAAGGATCTGCCGGAAAGTATAACCTTAACATCTTTAATGCGATCGAAACTCGAAAAACTAACCTTAATTACATTAAGTGAAATATATAATGAATTAGGTTATGAGATTGTTAGGCAAGAATGCCAAATTGAAGATAACGGCATTATTGAAACCCATTTAATTCAGTTGCAAGACATCTTCAAAGTAGAGATGGATTCCGTCCACAAATcaataaagtttttgaagaggTTTGATTGCAGGGATGTATATTGCAACGAACAAGAACTAACCGTGATTGCCAACCCGCGAGTGACGAAAGAGTACCTAATAAACAGCCTTCGGGACTGGGAAACAAAGCTTACACAAAACATAATGGAATAG
- the NVJ3 gene encoding Nvj3p (similar to Saccharomyces cerevisiae YDR179W-A; ancestral locus Anc_8.379), whose product MPTILYNSNSSLISKYRRSNASKPYKGLLSKKGHTRLSSKSSIDSYGENSDYTRDSSDDIAFQSEFEKDSVEYLQDLCCSVYPSSLHQRIGTLQLLPDLQINAFIALIFKNFVKSWYGVKIPTNDSKFLTELYNLVQDFIKYIKSSKIDFSNLLLDYIPYLLSSHLRAMGDCFQNIEAVYLQYCQLTLYDRKRYPSVFVDIIQSKLNTKSLLQRSFLDSFLSELVFGHIFDAIVEPFYILDGLNKICMQIKPNATANINKGNALCDKSKYGPWWSLSNIKQNVSQMVRLMSSSTAADSPNLGAISIPQVPFLQRYFFTFVIVDLFKLPMRKPFLYSICRTFQYWVSKSKTLNKVMYNIFVNTAQTKFTSPMTIGNLFLSLRHSLFPNDNMMGPPKVIPTGDAFLKFGEECTSNLWGVCTTYKLDKMLAIKKSDITDLVICLSKNRDCNKLLLYRIIDCVVAQLP is encoded by the coding sequence ATGCCTACCATTTTGTATAATAGCAATTCCAGCTTAATTTCCAAGTACCGAAGATCCAACGCTTCTAAACCATACAAGGGACTTTTGTCAAAAAAAGGACATACCCGATTAAGTTCTAAGTCATCCATTGACTCTTATGGAGAAAATTCTGATTATACAAGAGATTCTAGCGATGATATTGCGTTCCAGAGTGAGTTCGAGAAAGATTCGGTTGAGTATCTCCAGGATTTATGTTGCTCCGTATACCCAAGTTCACTGCATCAAAGAATCGGAACACTGCAGCTTTTACCAGACCTGCAAATAAATGCATTTATTGCCTtaatttttaaaaatttcGTTAAATCTTGGTATGGTGTCAAAATACCCACTAATGATTCCAAATTTTTAACTGAACTATACAATCTGGTTCAAGATTTTATAAAGTATATCAAAAGCTCCAAGATTGATTTCAGTAATCTTCTACTTGATTACATTCCCTATTTACTTTCGTCCCATTTGAGGGCGATGGGAGACTGTTTCCAGAACATTGAAGCAGTTTATTTACAGTACTGCCAACTGACTTTGTATGATCGTAAGCGATACCCTAGCGTATTCGTAGATATCATACAAAGTAAATTAAACACCAAATCTCTGTTACAGAGAAGTTTTTTGGACAGTTTTTTAAGTGAACTTGTATTCGGACATATATTTGATGCAATAGTGGAACCATTCTATATCTTGGATGGcttgaataaaatttgCATGCAGATAAAGCCGAACGCAACAGCAAATATCAACAAAGGGAATGCATTGTGTGATAAAAGTAAATATGGCCCCTGGTGGTCTCTATCCAACATAAAGCAAAACGTTTCCCAAATGGTTAGACTCATGTCTTCCTCAACCGCAGCAGATTCACCAAACCTAGGCGCCATCAGTATCCCACAAGTACCATTTTTACAGCGGTActtttttacttttgtCATCGTTGATCTTTTTAAGTTACCCATGAGGAAACCGTTCTTATATTCAATATGCAGAACGTTTCAATATTGGGTTTCTAAATCCAAGACGTTAAACAAGGTAATGTATAATATCTTTGTCAATACCGCGCAGACTAAATTCACCAGTCCTATGACAATTGGTAACTTATTCTTATCACTACGACATTCCTTATTCCCAAATGATAACATGATGGGACCACCAAAAGTAATACCAACAGGCGATGCTTTCCTGAAATTTGGGGAGGAATGCACTTCCAATTTATGGGGTGTGTGTACGACCTATAAACTTGACAAAATGCTAGCTATTAAAAAGTCTGACATAACAGACCTTGTTATTTGCTTATCAAAGAATAGAGATTGTAATAAACTGCTACTTTATAGAATCATTGACTGTGTTGTTGCTCAGTTACCATAG